A segment of the Williamwhitmania taraxaci genome:
AAAATTGTTTACGGCGGCGGCGGTATAATGCCCGATATCTTTATCCCGCTAGATACCATTGGAATAAACCGTTACTTCAGAGTTGTTTCGGCACGCAACCTGATATACCGCTACGCCTTTAGCGTTACCGATTCGAGGCGAAACGTGCTAGCAAAGTTCAAAAACGTGGTTGAACTCGAAAACTACCTCAACACAATCAATGTACTTAAAGGATTTGAGACTTATGCCCGAAACAATAAGGTAGTAGCAAAACCAGGTGAATTGAAGGTTTGTGGCAAAATAATCGAAACACAGCTGAAGGCATACATTGCACGCGATATTCTAGACAACGATGGCTTCTACCCCATCATTAGCCGGATTGACAACACCCTTCAGAAAGCGATCTCTATTTTAAAAGGGGATACAGGTATTAGTCAATCTAAGAGTAAGGGAGGCAAAAAGAACATTTTTGCACTGCTACTTACCAAACCAAGAGCAATGCAGTTAGCCAGAAACAAGGCATAACTCAAATAAAACAAATATAAGTAGCCTAATCACGGAAAGGTGGTTGGGCTACTTTTTTTAATAGTAAAAAACTTTTTGAATCTTGCGGGAGACTTTAGAATGTCACTGATTGAATGTGACGAAATGCAAAATAAATTGGTTGCTCTTACTCACGCCTATTTCACGATTCCAAGGCAGAATTTGATATTTTCATTGTTGCATTTCTAACAATCAAAAAAAATGCTTTTCTACAAGGCTGGCTCTTCTTTCATAGCGAGTCACCTAATTTTCAAATAGTTTTCCTATCTTTCCTACAAATTTCAAAACACAACAATCATGATAAAACGATTTCTATTACTAGCCTTTCTATTGCTGGCTGTTGCCGGGGCAAAAGGGCAGGTGATTTCGAAAAATGTACAGCGGGCCGATAGGGCCTTCGACGATAACAATTACAAGAAGGCTTTAGACGGTTACCTACGAGCGGCCTCCGAGGAGGCTGTTACTGCGCATCTTGCACGACAAGTAGGCAGCTGTTACCGCCTGCAGGGCGACATGACCCAAGCAGAAATTTGGTACGAAAAAGCACTTCAGCAACCTGACCACACCAGTCTCGATTATATGTTGCTGGGCTTCGTGCAAAAAGCCAACGGCAAAAGTGAACTAGCAGCAAGTTCGCTCAATAAACTTTACGCTAGGCAAATGCTCCCAGATCTAAATTCCAATGGATCGAACGCATCATCAATTATGGCACGTTTTCGTAGTGGTTTTCTCAGTTTTCGCATAGTGCCCATAAGCATCAATAGCGCTGAGGCAGACTTCTCTCCCTCAATTTGTCGCGATGCACTTGTTTACGCGACCTCTCGTTTTGACAGAGAACTTGCTCATCTCGACAGGCAAATAAACCCTCAGCAACACCTCAGCCTGTTTACTGCACGACTGAGCAATAACGGGGAACTTGGAACCCCATTTGTCTTCTCCAACGATCTTTTGAGCCACTTTTACACCGGACCGATTGCATTCTCGCCTTCGTGCGACACAGCTTATTTTGTTCGAAAAAAATTCCTAAAAGCTCGCCTCGGTGACGAAAAGCAGATGTCCGATAATAACCTAAAAATTCATCGTGCCATATACAACCACGGAGAATGGATTGATCAAGGTCCAGTTAGCTTTTCTTCGGAAACCTACTCGGTGGGCGATCCAGCCGTTAGTCCAGATGGAAAAAAATTATTCTTTATCTCCGATATGCCTGGCGGAATTGGAGGTGCCGATCTATACTCCTGCGATATTCGCTCCAACGGCACTTTTGGTGAGGCAATAAATTTAGGAACTAAAATAAATACCACGGGGAACGAGATGACTCCGTTTGTAGCAGCAGATGGAACACTGTTCTTTTCGTCCGACACTCATCCTGGCTTTGGAAACCTCGATCTTTTTATTGCCTACCCAACCGCCACAGGATTTGATTATGTTACCAATCTGGGATACCCCTTAAACGGGGAATACGATGATTTTGGCGCGGTCATTAGTCCAACTGGAAAACTCGGTTTCTACACCTCCAACCGCCCAGGTGGTGCAGGTGACGATGATATCTACAAAATCGAGATCGAAAAAATTACCGTTACCCACAGCGTAGAGGGACAAGTGGTCGACGAAAAGGGTTCGCCCGTAATTACCTCAACGGTAAAGGTGATGGAAGGAAAAACCCTTATCAACACCCTTTCGACCGATGCAGCTGGTAGGTTCACCTTTAAACTTGATGATGGCCATGAGGTTAGCCTATTGCTTGATCGCAACGACTTCTTCCCAGCCACGGCAACCATTTCGTCCTATGGTCTAGGACTGAAACCGACCCAAATCCCGCTTAAGATAATAATGAAACGCGATGTGGGCTATACGCTTACTGGCACCATTCTCTCTGCGGCTGATGGTTCGGCCATTATCGGGGCTCGCGCTATTGCCTACCCTCCCGATACTACAAAGGCCATTGTGGGTGTTGCCGACCAATTGGCTCGCCTTAACTTTAAAGTATCTAAGGAGACCGATTACCGTATTCGCATCGAAAAGGTAGGGTTTGTAAGTAAATGGTTTACGCTTTCCACAAAAAACCGCGAACGTGGTGAACTAAACCTTAGTACGCTTTTCGATACTAAACTTGAGCCAGAAGTTAAACCTGGGGTTTTCGGCACGGTTACCGATGCCAAAACCGCCCTTCCATTGCCCAATGTTGTGATCACCCTGAGTTCTCCAGTGTTGGCTCAAAACCTAAAGCTGGCCACGAACATTACCGGTAAGTTTACCCAAACTGACATGCCCGAGGGCGATTACTCCGTGACCATTGAGAAGGAAGGGTATCAAACGTTGAATTTTTCAGCGGTGGTTGGGAAGCAACCCGTAAATCTGAATAGCAACTACAGGCTGGCCCTTGAGTTAAAGGCTGGTTCGTTTATTGCCGTTGGGTTGGTTACCAACAAGGATGACAATACTCCGTTGAAGGACGTAACCATTACACT
Coding sequences within it:
- a CDS encoding OmpA family protein; protein product: MIKRFLLLAFLLLAVAGAKGQVISKNVQRADRAFDDNNYKKALDGYLRAASEEAVTAHLARQVGSCYRLQGDMTQAEIWYEKALQQPDHTSLDYMLLGFVQKANGKSELAASSLNKLYARQMLPDLNSNGSNASSIMARFRSGFLSFRIVPISINSAEADFSPSICRDALVYATSRFDRELAHLDRQINPQQHLSLFTARLSNNGELGTPFVFSNDLLSHFYTGPIAFSPSCDTAYFVRKKFLKARLGDEKQMSDNNLKIHRAIYNHGEWIDQGPVSFSSETYSVGDPAVSPDGKKLFFISDMPGGIGGADLYSCDIRSNGTFGEAINLGTKINTTGNEMTPFVAADGTLFFSSDTHPGFGNLDLFIAYPTATGFDYVTNLGYPLNGEYDDFGAVISPTGKLGFYTSNRPGGAGDDDIYKIEIEKITVTHSVEGQVVDEKGSPVITSTVKVMEGKTLINTLSTDAAGRFTFKLDDGHEVSLLLDRNDFFPATATISSYGLGLKPTQIPLKIIMKRDVGYTLTGTILSAADGSAIIGARAIAYPPDTTKAIVGVADQLARLNFKVSKETDYRIRIEKVGFVSKWFTLSTKNRERGELNLSTLFDTKLEPEVKPGVFGTVTDAKTALPLPNVVITLSSPVLAQNLKLATNITGKFTQTDMPEGDYSVTIEKEGYQTLNFSAVVGKQPVNLNSNYRLALELKAGSFIAVGLVTNKDDNTPLKDVTITLLNKTTNEKIQNRTDEYGSFDFKVEADRIYILKLEKDKFFAKTQMISTQGVPAGMFNLNTAYDLKLEPIVMNKAIEIPNIYYDLGKYNIKPTAALELDKVVTLLSENPTIRIELSSHTDARGGAAQNQQLSQKRAEAAVNYIISKGIAVSRIEAKGYGDTMIKNHCNKGVQCSEGDHAVNRRTEIKVISF